The sequence below is a genomic window from Silvanigrella paludirubra.
TTTGTGCCCATAATTAAAATTTCAATATCATCGGTAGTCTTAATTAGTTTTTCGCCTTGTTCCACTAACTCATTCGAAGACTGTGCTGTTTCGTTAACGGAAGTTTGGTTTCTTTGAGTAGCTCTATCAATTTCAGACATAGCTGTAGTAATTTGTCTTACCCCAATGTCTTGTTCTTTTGTGGCAGCAGATATTTGCTCTATAACAGATACCATACTAATAATGTCTTCAGAAATATGAACGAATGACTCTTGTGCTTCTGTAGTAACAACTTTTCCTTCTGCAACTCGATCTTTTGTTATATTTAATATTTTATTAACTTCTTCTTGGCTTTTCACAATAAGTTCTTGAATTTCATGTGCTGATTTTCCACTAATTTTAGCAAGGTTCCCTACTTCTTCAGCAACCACAGCAAAACCTTTTCCATATTCCCCTGCACGCGCAGACTCAATCGAAGCATTTAAGGAAAGTAATTCTGTTTTAGAAACTATGTCATTAATAACAGATGTCTTTGCATGAATTTGATTTATAATTTCGGCAATATTTTGTAATTGGCTATTGGATTCCTGAATGGTTTCCATGCTATTTACTAATTTTTTCATGGTCTCTTGGCTGCTTTCTGCTTTTTGAGAAGCATCTTTTGCAACAACATTTGATTCTTGAGCATTTTCTGAAGTTTTATTCACCATACTTGTAATTTCATTTATTGCTGCAGTTGTTTCATGAACAGAAGCCGCTTGTTCTGTTACAGATTCCGATAACGATTGAGAACTTTGCATTAATACTTTTGAAATTTTCATAGTACTATCGCCTTGTTTTTTTAAACTTTCGATAGAATCTTTAATTGTATTTGTTAATTTTGAAATGACAATTATAATAATTGTGCTTATAATAAGAGAACAAATTAATACGATTGTCATGGTCAAGTTTGTAATTGATGTTAAATTGGAGCCTTGTTTGGTAGAGCCTGTGGCACCTTCTGAATTAAATTGTGACTCTTTATCAACTGCATCCATGAATTTAGTTAACGCAGGAAGCCCTTTATTTACATAAATCTGGTAAGATTCAATGGTTTTATTTTCTTTTAATAGATTCATTTGTTCATCTAATGCTTTAATATATTCATTATAGGAGGCTAATGTAATATCATAAAATGGCTGTTCACCTGGAGCTAATAATTTTGAATAATCTTTTAATTTTTTATCAATTTTTGTTTTAAATTCATTCAAACCTGCTAAATTTTTTTCCATACCTTCTTCATTATTCGCAAATTTTGAAGCCATAATATTTAAACTTCTTCTTGTAATACGCCCAATTTCTTGATTAATACTTGAAAATGCTTCTATGCTTGGAAGCCAACTTGATGCTGTGTCTTGAGCATAAACTTGAGTTTTATTGATCATCAAAATACAGTAAATGCAAGAAAATAAAATAAGTGTTACCAAAATAGAAATCGAGGTTATAATTTTAAAAGATAAACTTTTATTATTCATAAATATCCCTGAAAGAATAAGGTTTATGCTGCCTTATTCTTTCTTCCTAAGATTAAAACTTCTATTTCATTTGTGTTTTGAATTAATTTTTCACCTTGTTCAACTAATTCGTTTGAAGATTGGGCTGTTTCGTTCACGGAAGTTTGGTTTCTTTGTGTTGCTCTGTCTATTTCAGACATTGCTGTAGTAATTTGTCTTACCCCAATGTCTTGTTCTTTTGTTGCAGCAGATATTTGTTCAATGACAGACACCATACTAATAATGTCTTCAGAAATATGTACGAAAGACTCTTGTGCTTCTGTTGTAACTACTTTTCCTTCTGCAACACGATCTTTCGTTATATTTAATATTTTATTCACTTCTTCTTGGCTTTTAACAATTAGTTCTTGAATTTCATGTGCCGATTTTCCACTAATTTTAGCAAGGTTCCCTACTTCTTCAGCAACCACGGCAAATCCTTTTCCATATTCCCCGGCACGAGCGGACTCAATCGAAGCATTTAAGGAAAGTAATTCCGTTTTAGAAACAATGTCATTAATGACCGAAGTTTTTGCGTGAATTTGGTTTATGATTTCAGCAATATTTTGCAATTGGCTATTGGATTCTTGAATGGTCTCCATGCTGTTCACCAATTTTTTCATGGTGTCTTGGCTGCTTTCTGCTTTTTGTGACGCGCTTTTTGCTACGTTAGTTGACTCTTGTGCGTTTTCAGAAGTTTTATTTACCATACTTGTTATTTCATTAATTGCTGCTGTTGTTTCATGAACAGAAGCAGCTTGTTCTGTTACAGATTCCGATAAAGACTGTGAGCTATGCATTAAAGTTTTAGAAATTTTCATGGTGCTGTCACCTTGTTTCTTTAAACTTTCTATGGAATATTTTATTGTATTTGTTAGTTTAAAAATAGTAAAAATAATAATAAAGCTTATAATAAAGGAACATAATAAAACCGCTATCATGGTCCAGTTTGTAATTGAAGTTAAATTAGAGCCTTGTTTTGTAGAATTTAAAGCCCCATCCGAATTAAATTGTGTTTCTTTACTAACAGCATCCATAAATTTAAACAAAGCAGGAAGCCCTTTATTTGCATATACTTGGTAGGATTCAATCATTTTATTTTCTTTTAATAAACCAATTTGTTCGTCTAATGTTTTCATATATTCATTATAAGAAGCTAAAGTGGCATCATAAAAAGGTTGTTCACCTGGGCCAATTAGGCCATTTGTAATATATCCTTTTATTTCTTTATCTAGTTTTTCTCTAAAATCAGTTAAACCTGCAAATTTTTTGTCCATTCCCTCTAAATCATTTGCAAATTTTGAGGCCATAATACTTAAACTTCTTCTTGAAATATTTCCTATTTCTTTATTAATTCTCGCAAATGCTTCAATGCTTGGAAGCCAATTTGTAGCGGTGTCTTGTGCATAAACTTGAGTTTTATTGATCATATAAATGCAGTAAATACAGGAAAATAAAATAAGTGAAACCAATATAGAGACTGAAGTTATAATTTTATAAGATAAACTTTTGTTGTTCATAAATAACCCCAAGTGAAATAAAGCTTAAGAAGCCTTATTTCCTCCTAAAATTAAAACTTCTATTTCTTTTGTTGTTTGAATTAATTTTTCACCCTGCTCTACCAATTCATTAGAAGACTGTGCTGTTTCGTTAACCGATTGTTGATTTTTTTGTGTTGCTCTGTCTATTTCCGACATTGCTGTAGTAATTTGTCTTACCCCAATGTCTTGCTCTTTTGTGGCAGCAGAAATTTGTTCAATGACAGAGACCATACTAATAATGTCTTCAGAAATATGAACGAAAGACTCTTGTGCTTCCGTTGTCACTACTTTTCCTTCTGCAACTCGATCTTTTGTTATATTTAATATTTTATTGACTTCTTCTTGGCTTTTTATAATAAGATCTTGAATTTCTTGAGCCGATTTTCCACTAATTTTAGCAAGGTTTCCTACTTCTTCGGCAACCACGGCAAACCCTTTTCCGTATTCACCTGCACGCGCAGACTCAATCGAAGCATTTAAGGATAAAAGTTCTGTTTTAGAAACAATGTCATTAATGACTGAAGTTTTTGCATGAATTTGATTTATAATTTCGGCAATATTTTGCAATTGGCTGTTGGATTCTTGAATGGTCTCCATACTATTCGCCAATTTTTTCATGGTCTCTTGGCTGCTTTCCGCTTTTTGTGACGCGCTTTTTGCTACATTTGTTGACTCTTGCGCATTTTCTGAAGTTTTATTTACCATACTTGTAATTTCGTTTATAGCAGCCGTTGTTTCGTGGACAGAAGCAGCTTGTTCCGTTACGGATTCTGATAAAGATTGTGAACTTTGCATTAAAGTTTTAGAAATTTTCATGGTGTTGTCACCTTGTTTCTTTAAACTTTCAATGGAATTTTTAATTGCATTTGTAATTTTTAAAATAATAAGAACAATAATTGCGCTTATTATTATAGAGCTAATTAATACAAGAGTCATAGTCCAATTTGTAATAGATGTTAAATTAGATCCTTGTTTCGTAGAATTAATAGCGCCTTCTGAATTAAATTGACTTTCTTTGTTAACAGCATCTAATAATTTTTGTAAAGCAGGGTTCGCTTTTTTAATATATGTTTCATAGGATTCTTGAGTTTTGTTTTCTTTTGCAAAACTTATTTGTTCGTCTAATGCTTTTATATAATCATTATAAGCTGCTAAAGTAATATCGTAAAAGGGCTGTTCACCTGGTCCTATTAAACCATTTGTGATATAGCCTTTTATTTCTTTATCTAGTTTTGCTTTGAAATCATTTAATCCCTCAAGTTTTTTATCCATTTCTTTGGGATCATTTGCAAATTTTGAATTTAAAATATATAAACTTCGTCTTGAAATATTTCCTATTTCTCTATTCATAATTGCAAATGATTCAATACTTGGAAGCCAGCTTGTTGCTGTGTCTTGAGCATAAACTTGGGTTTTATTGATCATTGTAATGCAGTAAATACAAGAAAAAAGAATAAGAGACACCAGTATAGAAATTGAGGTTATAATTTTAAATGATAAACTTTTGTTGTTCATAAATAACCTTCCATGAAAATAAAATAAGGCTTACGCAGCCTTATTTCCTCCTAATATTAAAACTTCTATTTCACTTGTGGTTTGAATTAATTTTTCACCCTGTTCGACCAATTCATTTGAAGACTGCGCTGTTTCGTTAACCGATTGCTGATTTTTTTGTGTTGCTCTGTCAATTTCAGACATGGCTGTGGTAATTTGTCTTACCCCAATGTCTTGCTCTTTTGTGGCTGCAGATATTTGTTCAATAACTGACACCATACTAATAATGTCTTCAGAAATATGTACGAAAGACTCTTGTGCTTCCGTTGTTACCGTTTTACCTTCGGCAACGCGCTCTTTGGTTATGTTTAATATTTTATTGACTTCTTCTTGGCTTTTAACAATTAGTTCTTGAATTTCATGCGCCGATTTTCCACTAATTTTAGCAAGGTTCCCCACTTCTTCAGCAACCACAGCAAATCCTTTTCCGTATTCACCTGCTCGGGCTGACTCAATGGAAGCATTTAATGATAAAAGTTCTGTTTTAGAAACAATGTCATTTATTACCGAAGTTTTTGCGTGAATTTGATTAATAATTTCAGCAATATTTTGCAATTGGCTGTTGGATTCTTGAATGGTCTCCATGCTATTGACCAATTTTTTCATAGTTTCTTGGCTGCTTTCTGCCTTTTGTGACGCACTTTTTGCTACATTCGTAGACTCTTGTGCATTTTCTGAAGTTTTA
It includes:
- a CDS encoding HAMP domain-containing methyl-accepting chemotaxis protein, encoding MNNKSLSFKIITSISILVTLILFSCIYCILMINKTQVYAQDTASSWLPSIEAFSSINQEIGRITRRSLNIMASKFANNEEGMEKNLAGLNEFKTKIDKKLKDYSKLLAPGEQPFYDITLASYNEYIKALDEQMNLLKENKTIESYQIYVNKGLPALTKFMDAVDKESQFNSEGATGSTKQGSNLTSITNLTMTIVLICSLIISTIIIIVISKLTNTIKDSIESLKKQGDSTMKISKVLMQSSQSLSESVTEQAASVHETTAAINEITSMVNKTSENAQESNVVAKDASQKAESSQETMKKLVNSMETIQESNSQLQNIAEIINQIHAKTSVINDIVSKTELLSLNASIESARAGEYGKGFAVVAEEVGNLAKISGKSAHEIQELIVKSQEEVNKILNITKDRVAEGKVVTTEAQESFVHISEDIISMVSVIEQISAATKEQDIGVRQITTAMSEIDRATQRNQTSVNETAQSSNELVEQGEKLIKTTDDIEILIMGTKSKAA
- a CDS encoding HAMP domain-containing methyl-accepting chemotaxis protein, whose translation is MNNKSLSYKIITSVSILVSLILFSCIYCIYMINKTQVYAQDTATNWLPSIEAFARINKEIGNISRRSLSIMASKFANDLEGMDKKFAGLTDFREKLDKEIKGYITNGLIGPGEQPFYDATLASYNEYMKTLDEQIGLLKENKMIESYQVYANKGLPALFKFMDAVSKETQFNSDGALNSTKQGSNLTSITNWTMIAVLLCSFIISFIIIFTIFKLTNTIKYSIESLKKQGDSTMKISKTLMHSSQSLSESVTEQAASVHETTAAINEITSMVNKTSENAQESTNVAKSASQKAESSQDTMKKLVNSMETIQESNSQLQNIAEIINQIHAKTSVINDIVSKTELLSLNASIESARAGEYGKGFAVVAEEVGNLAKISGKSAHEIQELIVKSQEEVNKILNITKDRVAEGKVVTTEAQESFVHISEDIISMVSVIEQISAATKEQDIGVRQITTAMSEIDRATQRNQTSVNETAQSSNELVEQGEKLIQNTNEIEVLILGRKNKAA
- a CDS encoding HAMP domain-containing methyl-accepting chemotaxis protein gives rise to the protein MNNKSLSFKIITSISILVSLILFSCIYCITMINKTQVYAQDTATSWLPSIESFAIMNREIGNISRRSLYILNSKFANDPKEMDKKLEGLNDFKAKLDKEIKGYITNGLIGPGEQPFYDITLAAYNDYIKALDEQISFAKENKTQESYETYIKKANPALQKLLDAVNKESQFNSEGAINSTKQGSNLTSITNWTMTLVLISSIIISAIIVLIILKITNAIKNSIESLKKQGDNTMKISKTLMQSSQSLSESVTEQAASVHETTAAINEITSMVNKTSENAQESTNVAKSASQKAESSQETMKKLANSMETIQESNSQLQNIAEIINQIHAKTSVINDIVSKTELLSLNASIESARAGEYGKGFAVVAEEVGNLAKISGKSAQEIQDLIIKSQEEVNKILNITKDRVAEGKVVTTEAQESFVHISEDIISMVSVIEQISAATKEQDIGVRQITTAMSEIDRATQKNQQSVNETAQSSNELVEQGEKLIQTTKEIEVLILGGNKAS